One Deinococcus grandis DNA window includes the following coding sequences:
- a CDS encoding ImmA/IrrE family metallo-endopeptidase, translated as MRQLASTYGAALPGLDTHSLMFGLDGVQLTFMPMGDRDGAYDPEHRVILINSKVRPERQRFTLAHEISHALMLGDDDLLSDLHDEFEGDRLEQVIETLCNVGAAALLMPHALIEEMLSRFGPTGRALGELARRADVSASTALYTLAEHTTAPVLYAVCAVTRQGDDDEEGGGKALTVRVSSAAPGVKYSLRVGTPIPDGHPAAVALDTRLPIAADSFIPFRSGRKMPAHVDAFPDRHRVMVSFGLREKGRDDA; from the coding sequence ATGCGCCAGCTGGCGTCCACGTACGGCGCGGCGCTGCCCGGCCTGGACACCCACAGCCTGATGTTCGGCCTGGACGGCGTGCAGCTGACCTTCATGCCGATGGGTGACCGGGACGGCGCGTACGACCCCGAGCACCGGGTCATCCTGATCAACAGTAAGGTCCGCCCCGAACGGCAGAGGTTCACGCTGGCGCACGAGATCAGCCACGCGCTGATGCTGGGCGACGACGACCTCCTGAGCGACCTGCACGACGAGTTCGAGGGCGACCGGCTGGAACAGGTCATCGAGACGCTGTGCAACGTCGGTGCAGCCGCGCTGCTGATGCCCCACGCGCTGATCGAGGAGATGCTGTCGCGCTTCGGGCCGACCGGGCGGGCGCTGGGGGAACTGGCCCGCCGCGCGGACGTGAGTGCCAGCACCGCGCTGTACACCCTGGCCGAGCACACGACCGCGCCCGTGCTGTACGCCGTGTGTGCCGTGACCCGCCAGGGCGACGACGACGAGGAGGGCGGCGGCAAGGCCCTGACCGTCCGCGTGAGCAGCGCCGCGCCCGGCGTGAAGTACAGCCTGCGTGTGGGCACGCCCATCCCTGACGGCCACCCGGCGGCGGTGGCGCTGGATACCCGGCTGCCCATTGCTGCGGACAGCTTCATCCCGTTCCGTTCGGGCCGCAAGATGCCCGCCCACGTGGACGCCTTCCCGGACCGGCACCGCGTGATGGTCAGCTTCGGCTTGCGCGAGAAGGGCCGGGACGACGCTTGA
- a CDS encoding acyl-CoA-binding protein — MTTPFEQAQQDVQTLSRKPGNDTLLKLYALYKQGSAGDVSGKRPGGFDFVGGAKYDAWEALKGRTQDEAQAEYVALVQTLKAQG; from the coding sequence ATGACCACTCCCTTCGAGCAGGCCCAGCAGGACGTGCAGACACTCAGCCGCAAACCCGGCAACGACACCCTCCTGAAGCTGTACGCGCTGTACAAGCAGGGCAGCGCCGGTGACGTCAGCGGCAAACGCCCCGGCGGCTTCGATTTCGTGGGCGGCGCCAAGTACGACGCCTGGGAAGCCCTGAAAGGCAGGACCCAGGACGAGGCGCAGGCGGAGTACGTCGCGCTGGTCCAGACGCTCAAGGCGCAGGGCTGA
- the menC gene encoding o-succinylbenzoate synthase, translated as MFTIESAELLVVRLPLKFRFETSFGVQTEKVVPLLVLHGGGVQGVSEGTMEFAPMYREETIAGALGLLRSVFLPRVLGKSFANPEALHDALGSFRGNRMARAMVEMAAWDLWARQLGVPLGQLLGGRRNAVEVGVSLGIQPDETATVDVVRRHVEQGYRRIKLKIKPGWDVQPVRAVREAFPDIRLTVDANSAYTLADTGRLRALDAFGLTYIEQPLAWDDLVDHAELQRRLSTPLCLDESVASAQDARKGLALGSGGVVNVKVTRVGGHAEARRVHDVAQAFGAPVWCGGMLESGIGRAHNIHLSTLPNFTLPGDTSSASRYWEKDVILEGLEATDGLMPVPVGPGTGVTLDREFVSRVAEVQEEFRA; from the coding sequence ATGTTCACGATTGAATCGGCTGAGCTGCTGGTGGTGCGCCTTCCTCTGAAGTTCCGGTTCGAGACGAGTTTCGGGGTGCAGACGGAGAAGGTCGTGCCGCTGCTGGTGCTGCATGGTGGTGGGGTGCAGGGCGTGTCGGAGGGCACGATGGAGTTCGCGCCGATGTACCGCGAGGAGACGATCGCGGGGGCGTTGGGGTTGCTGCGGTCCGTGTTCCTGCCGCGCGTGCTGGGGAAGTCGTTTGCGAATCCGGAGGCGCTGCACGACGCGCTGGGGTCGTTCCGGGGGAACCGGATGGCTCGGGCGATGGTGGAGATGGCCGCGTGGGACCTGTGGGCGCGGCAGCTGGGCGTGCCGCTGGGGCAGCTGCTGGGCGGCCGCAGGAACGCGGTGGAGGTCGGCGTGAGCCTGGGCATCCAGCCGGACGAGACGGCGACGGTGGACGTGGTGCGCCGTCACGTCGAGCAGGGGTACCGGCGGATCAAGTTGAAGATCAAGCCCGGCTGGGACGTGCAGCCGGTGCGGGCGGTGCGGGAGGCGTTCCCGGACATCCGCCTGACGGTGGACGCGAACAGCGCGTACACGCTGGCGGACACGGGACGGCTGCGGGCGCTGGACGCGTTCGGGCTGACGTACATTGAGCAACCGCTGGCGTGGGATGACCTCGTGGATCATGCCGAGTTGCAGCGCCGCCTGAGCACGCCGCTGTGCCTGGACGAGAGCGTGGCGAGCGCGCAGGACGCCCGCAAGGGGCTGGCGCTGGGGTCGGGGGGCGTGGTGAACGTGAAGGTGACCCGCGTGGGCGGTCATGCGGAGGCGCGGCGGGTGCATGACGTGGCGCAGGCGTTCGGGGCGCCCGTGTGGTGCGGCGGGATGCTCGAAAGCGGGATCGGGCGGGCGCACAACATTCACCTGTCGACCCTGCCGAACTTCACGCTGCCGGGCGACACGAGCAGCGCGAGCCGCTACTGGGAGAAGGACGTGATCCTGGAGGGGCTGGAGGCGACGGATGGCCTGATGCCGGTGCCGGTGGGGCCGGGCACGGGCGTGACGCTGGACCGGGAGTTCGTGTCGCGCGTGGCGGAGGTGCAGGAGGAGTTCCGCGCGTGA